TCCTGAAAACTACGAAATCACAGATGTTCCTGCGGACATGGTTGATGACGTTGAGCAATACCGTGAAGAGCTAATCGAAACTGCTGTAGAGCAAGACGATGATCTAATGGAAGCTTACATGGAAGGTGAAGAGCCTTCTATCGAAGACATCAAGCGTTGTATCCGTAAAGGTACTCGTGATATCGCATTCTTCCCTACGTTCTGTGGTTCTGCGTTCAAGAACAAAGGTATGCAACTTATCCTTGATGCTGTAGTAGATTACCTACCAGCACCAACTGAAGTTGATCCTCAACCTCTAATGGATGAGAACGGCGAAGAAACTGGCGAACACGCTATCGTTTCTACAGATGAAACTTTCAAAGCGCTTGCATTCAAAATCATGGATGACCGCTTCGGTGCTCTAACTTTCGTTCGTATTTACTCTGGTAAACTGAACAAAGGTGACACGATTCTTAACTCATTCACTGGCAAGACAGAACGTGTTGGCCGTATGGTTGAGATGCAAGCTGATGACCGTAACGAACTAACTAGCGCACAAGCTGGTGACATCATTGCGATCGTTGGTATGAAGAACGTGCAAACTGGTCACACTCTATGTGATCCTAAGCACCAAGTAACGCTTGAGCCAATGGTATTCCCAACTCCAGTAATCTCAATCGCTGTATCTCCAAAAGATAAAGGCGGTTCTGAGAAAATGGGTATCGCGATCGGTAAAATGGTTGCAGAAGATCCATCTTTCCAAGTTGAGACTGACGAAGAGACTGGCGAAACTATCCTGAAAGGTATGGGTGAGCTTCACCTAGACATCAAGGTAGATATCCTTAAGCGTACATACGGCGTTGACCTAACTGTAGGTGCTCCTCAAGTTGCTTACCGTGAAACTATCACTCAAGCAATTGAAGATAGCTACACGCACAAGAAGCAATCTGGTGGTTCTGGTCAATTCGGTAAGATCGATTACCGTATCAAACCAGGCGAAGCAGGTTCTGGCTTCAAGTTCAACTCTGTAGTTGTGGGCGGTAACGTTCCTAAAGAATTCTGGCCTGCAGTTGAGAAAGGCTTCGCATCTATGATGGAAAACGGCGTACTAGCTGGCTTCCCAACTCTAGACGTTGAAGTTGAACTGTTCGATGGTGGCTTCCACGCAGTCGATTCATCTGCTATCGCATTTGAAATCGCAGCGAAAGGTGCATTCCGTCAATCTATGCCTAAAGCTGGCGCGCAACTTCTTGAGCCTATCATGAACGTTGACGTGTTCACTCCAGACGATCACGTTGGTGATGTTATCGGTGACCTTAACCGTCGTCGTGGCATGATCAAAGATCAACAAGCTGGCGTTACTGGTGTTCGTATTAAAGCTGACGTACCTCTTTCTGAGATGTTCGGCTACATCGGTCACCTACGTACTATCACTTCTGGTCGTGGCCAATTCTCTATGGAATTCGCACAATACGCACCATGTCCAACTAACGTTGCTGACGAAGTGATTGCAAAAGTTAAAGCAGAAAAAGAAGCTGGTAAGTAATTAGCCTTTTTCTCAATTAGCTAAAAAAGCCCCGCAAGTGAAAGCTTGCGGGGCTTTTTATTGCTTGTAACATACTGCGTGAGATGCGTGAGATGCGTGAGATGCGTGAGATGCGTGAGATGCGTGAGATGCGTGAGATGCGTGAGATGCGTGAGATGCGTGAGATGCGTGAGATGCGTGAGATGCGTGAGATGCGTGAGATGCGTGAGATGCGTGAGATGCGTGAGATGCGTGAGATGCGTGAGATGCGTGAGATGCGTGAGATGCGTGAGATGCGTGAGATAAAGTGACCCCGCACCTAATAGATACGGGACAGATTTAGATAGAGCGGAAGAAGAGGGGACTAGCGTTTTAAATCAATGTAGATCTGCTCTACTTTGGTACGAGCCCAGTCGGTTTTACGCAAAAACTTTAGGCTAGATTTAATACTCGGGTCTTTTTTAAAGCAGTTGATGTTGACCATGTAACTCAACTCTTCCCAACCGTAATGTTCAACCAATTCAGTCAGTAGCTTCTGTAGAGTGATACCATGAAGTGGGTTGTTTTCTTGTGTCATGAGGATGTTCTCGCCATTTATTTGAGCTAAGTATACCAGTTTCGCTTTATGAATTATCAGACCATTTCAGCTTGTAGTCAGTATCGATAATAGAAAGTTCTTCCCGCCCTCTACTCCCAAACAGCCGAACCTGACTTTGCATCCATGCTTCAAAACGTTTTATCTTATCGCGACGAAAATAACCAGCAGGTGCGCATAAAAAGTAATTGTACCTAGGCTTTAACGCTATGTTTCCGATTCGCACCAATTTCTTTTCTTGTAGATAGCGGTATACCAAGCTGTGCTTAACGAGTGCGACACCTTGAACGGATAGCGCACCTTCTAAAACAAAATGTGAGCCATCAAATTGTAATGATGTGCGGCCAGCTTTAACTCCTGCTACTTGCAACCAGAGTTTCCAATCCATATCTGGCCATCGGTCTTCAATTAACTCTGCTTTATGCAGATCGCTGATGTCATAGATTCCATATTTTTCTTGATAGATAGGATGGCAGACAGGGTAAACCACTTCGTCCATCAACCAACGTGATTCAATGTTTGGGTAGTTACCATGACCATATCGAACACAGACATCGACAGCCGAGTCTTCAAAGGTAACCAGTTTGTTGGTCGGTTCTATTAACATCGATAAATCTGGATGACGGTCGCGGAAGTCGCCAATTCTAGGTACTAACCAATGTTGTGCAAAAGAGGGCACGGTCGAAATCGACAATTGAGTGGGGTTGGGGTCTTGGTTTATTCGTCTTACTCCATCTTGAATATGAGCAAAGCCTTTCCTAGCTTGCAGGTAAAGCACTTCACCTTCATGAGTGAGTACTATTTTTCGGTGCTGACGAATAAACAGGTCTGCGCCTAACCATTCTTCAAGTTGGCGAATTTGTTGGCTGACTGCTGCAGCCGTGACAAATAGCTTTTCTGCTGCAAGCTTAAAACTGCCTGTTTCAGCCGCAGTATAAAAATAGTATATCCCTTGGAAAGGTGGGGTGCGCTCTCTCACATTAGTTTTCCTTAACTGAATGCCAGTATCTATCGTTTGTCGATGTTGCTCTATTGGTCGATTATTGACCATAACAAAGCGAAAGATCAACAGGAGAAAGGCTATGAATACGATCACAGCAACCGCAAATACCAACCATTCATTTTTGTCATCATTATCAATTAAGAAATTCTATTCTAAATTAGGCATGTACTTTCAAAATCGTAGAACCAGAAAGCAGCTGTCTGAGCTACCAGAGTATTTGTTGAGAGATGTAGGGATTACACAGGAACAAGTTGATAAGGAACTGAAGAAATCGTTTTGGGAGTGAGTGGGAGTGTTAGGGGAGGGACTGGCTAATCTAAGGTTGAGCGTACTTTGCTGCCAAAAAAAGGAGCCGTAATGGCTCCCTCTCGATTTTGATTACTCTTCCCAAACTACCAATTTATCTTTCGGCCAGTTATGACCGACTTCGTGGTACTTCTGCTCAAGGATATGTCGTTTGATCTTAAGAGTAGGAGTTAACACGCCATTCTCAATACTCCACGGTTCCTTAATCATCAATACACCTTTGATTTTCTCATGTGAGGCGAGTTGTTCGTTCATTTTTTCGATAACACGCTTGGTGGTTTTCTCATAACGGGCTCGATCAAAATTAGGGAAGTCGTGTGGAACGACAAGCAAAATAGGACCAGGTAAGCCTAAACCTATCAAACACATCATTTCTACGCGGCTGTATTCAAAGAGTTTGTTCTCGATAGGTACAGGAGCAACAAACTTACCTTTCGCGGTTTTAAAGGTATCTTTTTTACGTCCACGAATAGTTAGGTAGCCTTCGCTGTCGATATCACCAATATCACCAGTATGCAGCCAGCCATCAGAGTTAAAAGACTCTTGGGTTGCAATGTCATTTTTGTAATAACCAGAGAACATGCCCTTGCTTCGAACCAAAATCTCCTCGTCCTCTGCAATTTTGAGTTCGATCCCCGGGCCTGCGTTACCTACAGTACCAATTTTGTCAGCTCTAAAAGGGTGATTAATCGTGCTGTAGGCGAAAGACTCTGTCATTCCCCATGCCTCGGTAATGTGCAGACCAACACTTTCATACCATGCAAGTAGAGCTGGTGATACAGGCGCAGAGCCACATCCAAGAACACGAGCTTGATCCAAGCCTAGGCCATCGGCAAGCTTCTTCTTAATGATGTTGTTGATAAACGGAATCTTAAGTAAGAAGTTCAGTTTCTTCTGTGGCAATTTGTCTTGGATTCGCTGTTGGAACAGTGTCCATAAACGAGGAACTGAAATGAACAGAGTAGGACGATGCATTTTCACATCATCAATAAACGTGTCTAAAGACTCAGGGAAAGCCGTGACCACGCCACCCATTACTGAAGAACCAAAGATGTAAACGCGTTCTGTAATATGAGCAAGCGGTAGGTAAGAAAACAGGCGATCGCCGGGTTGGATACCAATATGGTCGATCAGCCTTTGAACTGACCATGTAAAGGCGCCGTATGTAAGCATTGCCCCTTTTGGTAATCCAGAGGTGCCTGATGTATACACTAATGACATTAGCTTGTCGTCGTGATGTTGAGGACGTTTGGTGGATGGTTCATGCGTATCGATCAGCTGTTCAAACGTGTGTTGGCATTTGGCTGCCGTATCGTATGGTAGAGAGATGCTGATTAAGTCGGGATTGTCATCCAATACCTTTTGGGTAGCAGCAGGATCATCTAGCTTACCTGCAATCACTATTTTACTTTCACTGTGCTCAATACAGTATTGGATGGTATCTGCACCAGCTGTTGGAAAGATTGGAACGCTGACAAAATCTCCTAACATCATGGCAAGATCGCAGATAAACCACTCTGCACAGTTTTTCGAGACGAGAGCTATTCGATCGCCTGATTGGGCTCCGAGTCCTTCTAATGCTGACGCCAGTTTCAGTGCTTTATCGGCCACTTCTTGATAAGTAAATTCGACAAATTGGCGGTTAATAATTTGTTTTAAATAGACCTCATTTGGGCGTTCTTCTGCCCATTTTAGGATCATTTCATTTGGTGTTGGGAGAGCTGTTGCGTTTTCTTGGCTAAACTCGTTAGGCTGAATCATTGTCTAACTCCATGTTTTTCGCTAAGTTATTTTTGTTAAAATCATGTTAAATGTACCATGATTTTTTCTTTTAGGGAGTAAAATTAGCGTTTTCTGTTATCTGTGCAGGCACGTCTGTAACTTGCAGGTGTTACTCCGGTCCTTTTCTTAAAAATTCTCGAAAAATATGACACGTCCTTGTATCCACATTGATAGGCAATTACGGCAATTTTTGATTCGGTATCCGCTTCAATCAATTTTTTGGCGAGTAGAATGCGTTTATCACAAACAAAGTCTCTAAAGCTTACCCCAAAGTGTAGATGAAACTTTTTCGAAAAGTAGGTTGTAGAACAATGACACTTCTCAGCGATCTCTGTTTCTCTAATTTCTTTGTTGATATTGTCCATGACAAAGTTAACGACTTCTGAAGTAAACAACTTTGCAGGTAGTTGATTATTGTTATTTATGTTTCTGTCGAGATCGAAGTGGGATTCGAAGATATGCTGTGTTTTACTCTTAAGCTCTTCGAATGTACTGGTCAGATGATTACTGTTTGTTTCGATAATGAAAAATATATTCTTATGATTTCGAATGATATTAGGTAACGAATCTGAACAAATAATGACAATTCTCTTGTTCAAGTTTTCACAAATAGATAATGCCATTGTAAGTAGTTGAAGTTTGTCAGGTCTATTCAATATAAAAAATACCAGTCTTACATCTAAGTTACTGATTACAGATATATCTTGCTTACAATTCTTAATGGGGAAGTAGTGGCTTATTTTATTGATAATAACAGCATTAAAATCACTGTCTTTATCTGATAATAAAGGTGTGACTACTTTCATATAGATACCAACTCTATTTCATATTAAATTGTGAGTTAAAAAATAGACAAATAACGAAGCATAATAATTAGATTAGAAGTACCACAAAAAAGTGCAAGTAAATGGCAAGAAAATCCTAACCTAATATATCTCTCACCTCTAGATTTAGTTTACAGGTAAACAAAGCCTGATACGCAAATCAAGGAGAGGTTCTCATGGATAAGTTTTTGAATAATTGTAAAGAATTCATGAAAGATGAAGAAGGGTTGACTGTAATCGAGTATGTAATCGGTGCAGCTTTATTGGTATTAGGTTTAACAACTGTATTTTCTGGTTTAGGGGCTACACTCGCAGCGAAACTGAACAGTATTGTTAATGGTCTATGATCGGTTAGGAGTGAAGCTGCAAAGAGGGCTTACTTCGGTTGCCTACATTATCGCTGCTGCGTTACTTGTCATTGCTATAGGATTGGTTTTTTCTGGGATGGCGACAGCCTTACTTAGCAAAATCCAGAGCATTTTTTCGAGTGTATGAATTAAATATATGATTAATGAGCCTTCAGTTTTTTGGGCATTGCTAATTGCAGTTTCGGTATACGATGTTGAGAAACATCGTATACCAAACAAAATATTGATACTGTTTTTGTTTGTGTACTTTTTATCAATGTTTAACCGCAATTACACCTTTGATGTTTTTTTAATGTCCTTAGTTGGATTCGTGGTGTTTTTTTGTTTTGGATTACTCTTATATTTTTTAAGAGCTATGTCTGCAGGAGATGTGAAGCTATTAGGTATTGTAGGGATGTATCTTGGGTGGGGACAATTACTTGATGCATCGTACTTTATCTTACTTTCTGCTGGAGTGATCGGGACTTTCTACTTGCTATATAATTTTTCCAACTCGAACAGTCTTAGTATCAAAGGCTATTTTGAAAATAAGCTAATTGTGCTTGGTGGAGTAGCACCAGTATCAAATGAAAGTACTAGTTTGCACGCTAGGTATTCAAATAAGGTGACGATGCCTTTTGCACCCTCTGTTGTTATGGGATTAGCGATGTATAGCTACTTTACTTAAACCTGTTGTTGGTTAGCTTTGTGGAGAGGAATAATATATGGATATTATAGGGCGTACTGCTCCAACAACTTTGAAGCCTCAAATTTCAGCCCCAGCCGTTCCTACATCTATTGATATGTTGGGTGTTCCTGAAGTCGTTATTGAAAACCTTGTACTCAAGCATTTGTCTGCTTACCCTAAGTCGGATGTGTTAGAACTCTCTAATTATATGTGTGTTGTCACCCATATTGTGGAAAGTGCTTTGGCCGTTTTAAGGAAAAAGTCGTTAATTGAGGTATTTCAGCCTACCTCAGATCTTTCTCTATCATCAGTTTCCCATAGTCATGTCCGTTACTCCCTTTCTGAAAAAGGGCTGGAAGAAGCTGATCTTGCCTTTAAACGTGATGCTTATTTAGGGCCCGCGCCAGTTTCGCTTGACCAGTACAGTGATGTGGTCAAACAGCAAGACCTGAGAGTAGAGCTAGTCACTAGACCACATGTCGAAGCTGCTCTGGATGATGTATATGGTGTCGATAAAATGATTTCAGTGCTAGGGCCTGCAATCAATTCTGGACGTGCTTTGTTGT
This region of Vibrio sp. BS-M-Sm-2 genomic DNA includes:
- a CDS encoding AMP-binding protein, with product MIQPNEFSQENATALPTPNEMILKWAEERPNEVYLKQIINRQFVEFTYQEVADKALKLASALEGLGAQSGDRIALVSKNCAEWFICDLAMMLGDFVSVPIFPTAGADTIQYCIEHSESKIVIAGKLDDPAATQKVLDDNPDLISISLPYDTAAKCQHTFEQLIDTHEPSTKRPQHHDDKLMSLVYTSGTSGLPKGAMLTYGAFTWSVQRLIDHIGIQPGDRLFSYLPLAHITERVYIFGSSVMGGVVTAFPESLDTFIDDVKMHRPTLFISVPRLWTLFQQRIQDKLPQKKLNFLLKIPFINNIIKKKLADGLGLDQARVLGCGSAPVSPALLAWYESVGLHITEAWGMTESFAYSTINHPFRADKIGTVGNAGPGIELKIAEDEEILVRSKGMFSGYYKNDIATQESFNSDGWLHTGDIGDIDSEGYLTIRGRKKDTFKTAKGKFVAPVPIENKLFEYSRVEMMCLIGLGLPGPILLVVPHDFPNFDRARYEKTTKRVIEKMNEQLASHEKIKGVLMIKEPWSIENGVLTPTLKIKRHILEQKYHEVGHNWPKDKLVVWEE
- a CDS encoding LysR substrate-binding domain-containing protein — its product is MRERTPPFQGIYYFYTAAETGSFKLAAEKLFVTAAAVSQQIRQLEEWLGADLFIRQHRKIVLTHEGEVLYLQARKGFAHIQDGVRRINQDPNPTQLSISTVPSFAQHWLVPRIGDFRDRHPDLSMLIEPTNKLVTFEDSAVDVCVRYGHGNYPNIESRWLMDEVVYPVCHPIYQEKYGIYDISDLHKAELIEDRWPDMDWKLWLQVAGVKAGRTSLQFDGSHFVLEGALSVQGVALVKHSLVYRYLQEKKLVRIGNIALKPRYNYFLCAPAGYFRRDKIKRFEAWMQSQVRLFGSRGREELSIIDTDYKLKWSDNS
- a CDS encoding Flp family type IVb pilin, which gives rise to MDKFLNNCKEFMKDEEGLTVIEYVIGAALLVLGLTTVFSGLGATLAAKLNSIVNGL
- a CDS encoding AraC family transcriptional regulator yields the protein MKVVTPLLSDKDSDFNAVIINKISHYFPIKNCKQDISVISNLDVRLVFFILNRPDKLQLLTMALSICENLNKRIVIICSDSLPNIIRNHKNIFFIIETNSNHLTSTFEELKSKTQHIFESHFDLDRNINNNNQLPAKLFTSEVVNFVMDNINKEIRETEIAEKCHCSTTYFSKKFHLHFGVSFRDFVCDKRILLAKKLIEADTESKIAVIAYQCGYKDVSYFSRIFKKRTGVTPASYRRACTDNRKR
- a CDS encoding VF530 family DNA-binding protein, with the protein product MTQENNPLHGITLQKLLTELVEHYGWEELSYMVNINCFKKDPSIKSSLKFLRKTDWARTKVEQIYIDLKR
- the fusA gene encoding elongation factor G, which codes for MADLSKYRNIGIFAHVDAGKTTTTERILKLTGQIHKTGEVHDGESTTDFMEQEAERGITIQSAAVSCFWNDHRLNVIDTPGHVDFTVEVYRSLKVLDGGIGVFCGSGGVEPQSETNWRYANESEVSRLIFVNKLDRMGADFYNVVDQVKNVLGATPLVMVLPIGREDEFVGVVDLLSRKAYVWDDTGLPENYEITDVPADMVDDVEQYREELIETAVEQDDDLMEAYMEGEEPSIEDIKRCIRKGTRDIAFFPTFCGSAFKNKGMQLILDAVVDYLPAPTEVDPQPLMDENGEETGEHAIVSTDETFKALAFKIMDDRFGALTFVRIYSGKLNKGDTILNSFTGKTERVGRMVEMQADDRNELTSAQAGDIIAIVGMKNVQTGHTLCDPKHQVTLEPMVFPTPVISIAVSPKDKGGSEKMGIAIGKMVAEDPSFQVETDEETGETILKGMGELHLDIKVDILKRTYGVDLTVGAPQVAYRETITQAIEDSYTHKKQSGGSGQFGKIDYRIKPGEAGSGFKFNSVVVGGNVPKEFWPAVEKGFASMMENGVLAGFPTLDVEVELFDGGFHAVDSSAIAFEIAAKGAFRQSMPKAGAQLLEPIMNVDVFTPDDHVGDVIGDLNRRRGMIKDQQAGVTGVRIKADVPLSEMFGYIGHLRTITSGRGQFSMEFAQYAPCPTNVADEVIAKVKAEKEAGK
- a CDS encoding DUF1127 domain-containing protein encodes the protein MNTITATANTNHSFLSSLSIKKFYSKLGMYFQNRRTRKQLSELPEYLLRDVGITQEQVDKELKKSFWE
- a CDS encoding prepilin peptidase — its product is MINEPSVFWALLIAVSVYDVEKHRIPNKILILFLFVYFLSMFNRNYTFDVFLMSLVGFVVFFCFGLLLYFLRAMSAGDVKLLGIVGMYLGWGQLLDASYFILLSAGVIGTFYLLYNFSNSNSLSIKGYFENKLIVLGGVAPVSNESTSLHARYSNKVTMPFAPSVVMGLAMYSYFT